Genomic segment of Nostoc sp. TCL240-02:
CTTGGACGCAATACTTAAACTATTTTGCTCGTCCCAACTCTGACGGCTTCACCGACTTCAACGCCTATTTACCATTTTCAGTCTACGGCTACTTTATGAATGGTGGCGGTCGTTGCTGGGTAACAAGTATTGGCACTCAATTACCAGGCGCACCCAGACCAGCAACTCCAGAACCGGCTACCCTTAGAATCAACTCTAGAGGTAATCGTCCAGCCCTCCGCTTTACTTTGCGTCCTGAGCAAGCATCAGGCGGATTGGTAAATCTCGTCATTATTGATGGTTCACCCCGGGCCCTACCGGAAGGTACTGAAGGAGAAGCGCCTCCAAATACGGGTGAATATTTCACCATTCAAATTCGTCGGGGAGATGAACTTTTAGAGCAATATGAAAACTTGAGCATGAACCGCGAGCCTAATGCTCAAGTTGCAACTTATGCGCTGGCAGCATTGAGAAATTCGATGTATGTCACTGTAGAAGACATCACTCAAAGTGGACAGCCTTTAGCTCGTCGCCCCGTTAATGGTCAATATGAACTAGCGCCGCCCATTGTTGCTGCCCCACCCGATAGATTTTCGCAAAATTTAGAAGGGGTTCGAGACGATCGCACCGGGGTACGCGGTATCTTTGAAGTTGATGAAATCACAATGCTGGCTTGTCCTGATGTGATGCGGGCTTATCAAGAGCAGGTACTGAATTTAGATCAAGTCCACGGCATCATCGAACTGATGATTAGTATGTGCGAGGGTTCTGCCAGTGGCGATATTCCCAATCCGCCCAACCGCATGGTTGTACTTGATGCGCCACCGGATGCCGTCAAACCTCAGCAAGTAGTGGAGTGGTTGAATAGATTTAACCGTCGTTCGATGTTTGCGGCCCTTTATTATCCTTGGATTAAAGTACCTAATCCACGCGATCGCGGTAATCCAATTTTAGTACCTCCTTGTGGCCATGTGATGGGTGTTTGGGCCCGCACCGACGAAACCAGAGGAGTTTATAAAGCGCCTGCAAATGAAGTTCCCAGAGGCGTAATTGGTTTGGGCTATGAAACAAACTTCCGCGAACAAGAACTATTAAACCCCTTGGGGATAAATTGTATTCGCAGCTTCCCCAACCGAGGTATCCGCATTTGGGGCGCACGCACTCTAGTTGAGCCAGATAAAACAGAGTGGCGTTACATCAGTGTGCGTCGGTTAATTAGCTATATCGAAAAATCCCTAGAACTGGGGACTCAGTGGGTAGTTTTTGAACCGAACGACCAAGATTTATGGGCGCGTGTCACCCGCACCGTCAGTAATTTCTTAGAGCGTATTTGGCGTGAAGGTGCTTTATTTGGCGCGTCTCCAGCACAAGCATTTTATGTGAAGTGTGACGAAGAATTGAACCCACCAGAAACCAGAATTTTAGGACGTTTATATATTGAAGTCGGTGTTTGTCCAGTCAGACCGGCTGAATTTGTTGTTTTCCGCATCAGCCAATGGAATGGCATTGAAGATAGCGAATAGGGCATTGGGCATTGGGCATGGGGTATTGGTCAATAATTAATAGTTCTTCTTCCCCTGCTCCCCCTGCCTCCCCTGCTCTCTACTCCCCCATTCCCCATTCCCAATTCCCAATTCTCAAATTAATCACACACAAAGGAGTCCAAAAGTATGGCAGGCGAATTTTTAACCTCTTGTAAATTTTACTTTGAGGCTGACGGCATTACTGATAAATTCATCAAAGAAATTAGTGGCTTAGGCGTTGAGAATACTCCAGCGCAAGAAGTCCACGGTTCATCTAAAGGCGCTAAACTAATGCGTCAAGCTACACCAACTGTTGTCAAATTTACCAATATTACAGTAAAAGTCATCGCCACTGATGATATAGACCTTTATAAATGGTATCAAGACTGTAACGAAGACATGGGAGACCCTCGGAAGTGGTCACAGAAGCGTAAAACTGGTTCAGTGGTTGCTTATGACCAACAAGGCTCTGAAAAAGCACGCTGGAACATTGTCAATTGTTATCCCTGTAAATACACGGGGCCTACCTTAACCGCCTCTGGTGGTGATATGGCGAATGAAACAGTTGAATTGGTTCACGAAGGAATTAAACGAATCAAATAATCGTAATTATGTAAAGCCTGCGGCATAGCTTTGCTTAGAGCGTAGCGGTAGCAAGTCCGCAAGCTTCATTACGAATTACGAATTACGAATTACGAATTATTTAACAGTGGTACAATCCGCAAGCCGAATTCCAGAAGTTCTTACGGCCCATCGGTTCTATTTAGAACTGACACTAGAAGGTCAAAACGATGCCAATTGCTTCTTTTTGGAGTGTCAAGGCTTCAAAAGAACACAAGAGGTAATTGAAATTTCTGAAGTTACTTCTCAAACCTGGGGTAAAAAAGGGCAATCAAAAGGCCAGGTGGTGAGAACTAAGCTTCCTAGCAATCCTAAGAGTGGTAATCTCACTCTGCGTAGAGGTACTACCAACTCTATGGATTTTTGGAAGTGGTTTGAAAAAGTTGAAAAAGGTAATTGGTCTGAGCAACGTAGACTTGTTGCTTTGTCTATTTATAATCAGGCAAATCAAGAAATAGCTAGATTTGAATTAGCCGGTGCTTGGCCTGCAAGTTACAAGATTGCCGATGTTAACGCCCGCAGCCATGACATCGAAATTGAGGAAGTGGAGGTTGCTTTTGAGGAATTTAAACGTGTGAAGTAATTAGGAGAAGTATGTTTCCCACAGAGTTTGAATTTACATTGCCAAAGGGGTATCTAGACTCTGAAGGCAACCTCCACCGCAAAGGTGTAATGCGGTTATCAACGGCGATAGACGAGATTGCACCCTTGCGTGACCCACGTGTTAAAGCTAATCCTGTTTATGCCACAATTATTATCTTGTCACGAGTGATTACTCACTTGGGTGCTTTATCAGAAGTGACTCCTGCAATAGTAGAAAACTTTTTTGCCCAAGATTTAAATTACCTCCAAGATTTTTATCGGCGAATTAATGGCTTGGAAGGTGAAACTTCCATACCAGAAGATACAATAAACGCCCCCGAAGCACTCCTTCATAATTGAATTGGGCATGGGGCATGTGGCATGGGGCATAGGGATATGAGGGAGATGAGGAAAATGGGAAAAAGAACTATTGATTATTTTGCCCAATGCCCAATTCCTAATTCCCAGTCCCCAATCCCCAGTTCCCAATCCCCAGTCCCCAATCCCCAGTCCCCAAATTATGCCCCGTAAAAAGGATACTCTCTCCACAGAATTTGCCTTCACTCTTCCTAGAGGATTGAGTGATAGCGAACACCGGATACATCGTCATGGGGTGATGCGTTTAGCCACCGCTAAAGATGAAATTTTGGTGCAACAAGAGCGCAGAGTTCAAGAAAATCCAGCTTACGGTGTTTTGGTAATGCTTGCACGGGTTATTACTCGCTTAGGCAGTCTTAATTCTGTTAGCCCTGATTTACTTGAAGAACTTCTTCTACATGACATTGCCTATCTCCGAGAATTTTATAATCGAATCAATCAGCAAGGCGATGTACATATTCCGACACAATGTCCCCGTTGTAATACTCAATTTTCGGTGGAGCTAGAACTAGCGGGGGAGTCGTAAGCTACCCCTCTGATACTTTATATGAGGAGGTAGCTTTTATTGCTTATCATTTCCACTGGTCACAAGATGATATTTTAAATTTAGAACATACTACCCGTCAGCGCTGGGTAACAGAAATCAATAAAATTAACCAAAAATTAATATGAAAGTAAAAGTTAGCTACTCACCAAATCTAAGTGAAGTCAATGAAGTTGACCTGACCACAGAAACTCCAACGAGAGGAGAATGGTTAATAGGTCGTTCTCCTGATTCTGATTTAGTCTTAGACAGTCCTGATATTAGTCGGGTACATGCTAAGTTTTTTGTTAAAGCTGGAAATTACTACTTCTCTGACCTTGGCAGTAGAAATGGCTCAATATTTAATGGAAAACAAGCCGAAAAAGATCGACCATATTCTTTGAGTGATGGAGATATTATCAGGATTGCAGATTATGTTTTGATTTTGGAAGCAGTTGCTCCTGCTTATGAGCAACCAGAGACAGTCTTTAGAATTATAGACCCTTCACTGTTTTCTCGGCCGCGATCGCCTGAAAATATCAGCGCTGCCAATGTTGTTAATCCATCCCCAGAAGTAGTTAGCGAAGTTCCAGCGCCTATTACTCCCGAATTAGAAACACCTTCTCCAGAAGTCAGCGAAACCTCCGAAGTTGTTGCTACTCAAAGTGATGATGTCATTCCAGTTGTTGAGGTAATCGCCCCTGAAAACATCATTCAGTCACCAGAAGCAGTTAGCGAAGTTCCACACGATGTCCATGATGAAATTGTAGATTTGCAATCAGTTGCGCCAGAAGTTAGTGCAGATGTTGAAGAAGTAGAGGTTCCAGAAGTTAGCGAAACCTCAGAAGTTTCCTCTACTTTAGCCGATGATGCGATCGCAGCACCTGAAAATATCATCGAAACTTCTGAAGAGGAAATTACACTTCCAGAAGTCACTCACGATGAGATTATAGACTTTCAAACAGCACTGGCGACAGAATCTACTTTCGTGCAACGGCGTGATATAAGTAGCATTCCCGAAGCTACTGACCATGAAGATGCAGAGTTAGAAGCAGCATTAGAAGCAGAAGTCACCTTCGTACAGCCACGTGATATTTTCCACCAAGTTCCTGCAACCTCCCATGAGGATGCAGAGTTAGAGGCGGCGCTGGAAGCAGAAGTCACCTTCGTACAGCCGCGTGATATTTTCGGCGAGGTATCTGATGAAGAAAGTACCGTTCTGGAAGTTACTCATAATGAAAATGAAGTAGTAGGTTTAGATACACCAGTCGCAGAAGAAGTCAGTTTAGAGTTTGGCGAATTTGTTAATGAAGTTACTGAAGAAGAGGAGATTCAGCCGCAAGAACCATTGAGCCAAGCCACACAAGATATCAATGATGAGTTAGTAGATTTAGATATTTTATTTACGGCAGAAGACAGCACAAATATTGACAAAGTAGAACCTAGTTTCGCTGTTAATGAAACAGGAGGCGAAGTTTCTGAAGCATTGACGGAGCCTGATAATATCGTTGCAGAAGTTTCTAGCAATCAATACATTGATTTGAATAATCCAACTACAGAAGAAGCCAGCGTAAATGTTGATGATGTTGTTCTAGTAAGTGAAGTTTCGGAATTAGCTGATATTCAATCTTGGGAAACAACAGAAAGTGAAGCTCCTGAGAGTGTCAGTCAAACTATTGAAGAGGTTCCTGAAGTAGAAGCGACTCAATTTGATGAAACTCCAGAAGAAATAAATGTAAGTGAGCCTCCCCAAGTGATTATTGAAAGAAACATAGTACTCATCGCTCACGAGAGCAAGAAATCAGAACTTGCTGAATTTGTTTCTCAACATCAGGAATTTTTCTCACAGAGCTTTACAATTACCTGGCCATCTGTTGGCGAAGTCTTACATCAACAAGCAGGAATAACTATTAGTCAGCAAACCCCCGCACCAATTTCTGGAGGATATCAAACAATTGCTTCATTGGTTGGAGCAGGAGAAATTTTAGCAGTTATTTTCCTGAGAGATTTGCTGCAACCTCAGCCTGGTCAGGCAAATGAAGAAGCACTGCTTAGATTATGCACTATTAATCAAGTTTTGCTGGCAACTAATTTGCCAACAGCAGAAGCGATTGTGCATTATCTTAAACATATATAGCCCTACTTAATCATTCGTGAGTAACAAGATCCCCGACTTATTAAAGAAGTTGGGGATTTGCGTATTTCGAGAAAAGTTGCAAATTGCATAGAATAATTTCAATGAGGAAAATTAGGGTAAAAAATATGTATATTTTAAAATAAAACTTATCTAGAGAAATGCTTACAAACTTAAAAAGTTTATTTAGACAGCCAGTTATTCTTTCAAGTGCGATCGCTACAATTTTACTAGTAGGCATTCAAAAACTTGGGGTTTTCGAACCTCTAGAAATGAAGGTCTACGACCAAATGATGCAATTACGTGCCGACCCAGGCCCAGACTCTCGTCTATTGATTGTTGCTTTAACTGAAAAAGATATTCAAAAATGGAATTGGCCCCTATCTGGCGAACTTCTAGACCGACTATTGGGCAAACTTGAAGGTTATGAACCGCGAGCCATTGGTCTAGATATTTTCCGTGACTTACCTGTACAACCTGGTCATGAAAAACTACTGCAACGCCTACAACAGAGCGATATCATCATTCCTATCTGTAAACATTCTGGTTCTAACAATCCGGGAATAGCAGCCCCAAAGGGGGTTGAAGCAGAACGAGTAGGATTTAATGATGTAGTAGAAGATACTGACGCGACAATTCGTCGCAACCTATTATTGGTAAGTGCAGAAGAGTCCGATTCCTGTCAAAGTACTTATTCTTTTAGCTTACAACTAGCACTTAAATATTTAGAAGTTGGAGGCATCCAACTAAAATTTACCCCAAAAAAAGAACTACAACTCCGAGATACTGTATTTAAACCACTCCAAAGCAACGCTGGCGGTTATCAGAAAGCGGATACAAATGGCTATCAAATTTTGCTTAACTACCATTCTGGTCATCAGATTGCCCAGCAAGTAACTATTACAGAAATACTTGAAAATCAAGTTAAACCAGATTTGGTGAAAGACCGCATCGTTTTAATTGGTTCAACAGCTAATAGTTTAAATGATATTTTTAACACGCCATTTGCTACTGGTAAGTCAGATAATTCCGGCAAAATGGCAGGAATTGAAATTCATGCCCACAGCGTTAGTCAAATTCTCAGCGCTGTTCTTAACAAACAGCCACTATTTTGGTTTCTACCTGAATGGGGTAAAGTCTTGTGGATATGGGGATGGACTGTAATTGGTGGGTTGCTGGTATCGCGGATTCAACATCCACTAGGCTTAGGACTAGCAGGAGCAACAGCCCTTGCAGTCTTATTTGGAGGCAATTTTGTCATTTTTACCCAAGCTGGATGGTTCCCGGTAATACCTCCGGCTTTGGGGTTAGTATTTACCGCCGGGAGTGTTCTTGCTTATAGTGCTTATAAAACGAAACAAGAGCAAAAAGAAATTACCCAACGGGTTCAAGAACACCAACAATTAATTGTGGAATTGCAAGGTCTTTTACGGCAGCGCGGCGATGCCTCAAATGAAGCACCAACTGTAATTGCTGATTCCATCGGGCAAGAAATTTCATTAGGAACTCTACTAAACAACCGCTACAAAATTACTCAAGGCTTGGGTTCTGGAGGATTTAGTAATACTTATTTGGCTGATGACATCCAGCGTCCTGGTAATCCGCAGTGTGTGGTTAAACAGTTGCGTCCCCCCCGCCAAGATGCAGAATATTTAAATGTCGTCAGACGATTATTTGACGCTGAAGCACAAATTTTAGAAACCTTGGGTAAGCATCCACAAATCCCTCAACTTCTAGCTTTTTTTGAAGAGAATCGGCAATTTTCTCTAGTGCAAGAATTTGTTCGAGGGCACGCTATGGACAAAGAAGTAACCTCTGGAAAGCGACTAAAACAAGCTGAAGTTGTGGAAATGCTCAAAGAAGTTTTACACGTACTTGTTTTTGTTCACAGCTATGGTGTAATCCATCGAGATATTAAACCTAGTAACTTGATTAGACGAGAATCAGATCAACACATTATTTTAATTGATTTTGGCGCTGTTAAGCAAATTCATCCTCAGCAGCAAGAAGCTCAGACTATTTCAATTGGTACGCCTGGTTATGCACCTTCTGAGCAAATGAGCGGTTTGCCAAAACTCAACAGCGATATTTATGCGTTGGGAATTATGGGAATTCAAGGTTTAACTGGGGTAGATCCTAGAGAATTTCACAGAGATATAAATACTGGTGAAATAATTATTGAAGGTGAAGCTGATGCCAATCAACAGACTTGGCAACATTGGCGCGAACTAACTGACGCTACAAACGAGTTAGTTATTATTTTAAATAAAATGGCGCATTTCGATTTTATTCAACGATATCAGTCAGCAGCAGAGGTTCTCAAAGCTCTCGAAAGTCTTTAGTAATATGTTATGTAGCGTTTCCTAGGCAAATGAGGTAGACCCAAACTTTTTTACCAAGCTTAGTAACTTTGAAAACATACTTCACTAGACCAAGAACCACTAGATCGTTTATTAACATCGGACTACAAGTCACTGACAGCGCTGCATAAACCTTGAGATTATCTCAGTTAAATACATATCTGTTCAAGTTTATCCTGAACTTTGCTCCCGATATATTAACCAACACAGCATCAGCGATGAAACTCTTTCCCTCGCTTAATTTTGTCCATATTGTTAATTCTAGTGTCTTACCTAGAATCGCTCGAACTGAAATAGCCACTCACAGCAAGAGTTGCACATCAATCAACTCTCATACTTTACGTAGCCATTCCACAAATATCAATTACCTTAAACCCTTTGATACTGCTGTTATTGCTTATCACATGATAGGTCTTAGCAACTTTGAATGATCCGTGGAATAGTTTCAATTTTTTAGTTCTTGCACTCCATTAGCTCATCCTAATGGGTGAGGGATAAATCAACCGATCGGGTAATCTGAATGCAGGAAGTTAAGACAGATAAAAAATAAGACTCTATTACCTAAGAACACTAATTACACTTTACTTTAACTAAATAGAACCTTATGAAACTTTCTATCTTGATAGATTCTGTACTTATTGTTACTTCGATTGCTTTATTGCCTGGAATGGGTGGCACTCAAATAGTTACTCACAATAGTGGCAAACCTATAGCTGTCAACTCTAACAATTTACCCAATCATTCTACAAACGTCAGCTACCCCATACATTTTGATGTTGCATTTCTAGCTCATCAAGGAGGAAAAGCTTCTGTTTCCCCTTAATCATCATCCCATTACCAAAAATTACTTTAACCCTTCCAACCTTGGAGGGGTTTTTAGTTGATGCTTGCTGCCCTTTCCCGAATGCAGCTTTTCATATTTCTCCCAGAGAAAAGCGCGATCGCACCATACACAGTATGTTTATTTCTATAATGCTTGTATAGCAGCACTTTCGGCTATGTCACAAACCCTCTGATTACCCTGCTCCCACTGTAGCGCAGCCTCTCACACTTCAGAAAAAAGGGGCGGGTAATAAATTATTTACTGTTCTATCGAATTAACGTTGTTAAGTTACTCAGCAGGTGTAGTTCTCACCTCCAAGCTGTGTTAAATATTGTGACGCGAAACAGGAGTATAGATACGTTGCTAAAGCTTTCTCCAGAATCTCCTCTATTTTTTGTCTTAATTATTATTAGTTTTTTAATAGTAACTTTGTCAACTTGGTTATCATCTAAACCATTTATTTTAAAACCTTTTGGGTTGAATGATATTATCCAAATACTCACATTACAGTTATTTATCTCTTTATTATTAGAGCGTTCTTTAGAAGTTTTTATAACTACTTGGCGGGGCCCATTCGTTGAACAATTAGATATTAGTATTCAGCAAGAAAAGGCTCTTATATCCGAGAAACTAAGACTTATAGAAGTCCAACAAAAACAGTTTCCTTCTTTTGAATCAAATCAAACCATTGGGCTACCACCTGAAGGAATGAGTTTAGAACAGCAAATTATCCAGAATTTTACGCAAAACCAACAGGAATCATTAAAAATATTCAAGCCACAAATGGATAATTTAAATGAAAAAGAGCGCCAAAAGACAGCTTATAAATCTGATACACGAGTAATTGCTCTATGGACATCCCTTTTATTTGGTCTTTTAATGAGCGCAATAGGTATTCGCTCAATTGAGCCACTTGTAGTTCTTGATTTCGATAATCCAATCCAAGTAATTATTTTTCGTTGTTTAGATGCATTACTGACAGGAGGTTTAATTGCAGGAGGTAGCGAGGGAATTCATAAGCTCATAAAAGTTTTTATTGACTTTATGGAAGCTACATCTAAACAAATCAAAAATCAAGGATTATCTTAATGCAAGGAACCATTTTACTTTCCCTAATGCCAGATAATCTTGCAATTGCTATAATACTTAAATAATCAATATTTATGATAAATATATGTTGCAATCTTCCCATGAGTAATTATTAATATCTACGAAAGTTTTATTTAATTTATTAACTATATTTGCCTCTACCAAAACCTTAACTCCTTCAGTTTCCAATTTATTTTTTTGTTGGTTAACATAATTTATTAAAGAACCTTTAGAGTCTAATATTCTATGTACTGGATAATCAGTAACCGAGGTTTTTTTCAGGTATGTAGGAATAGCTCTTAGATAACTATTATCAACTCCTATAGCTTTAATTATCTGTTTATATGTAACTACTTTCCCACTGGGAATATTGATGATAAAATTTAGAAATCGTTCATAAGGATTTTCAGATAATGCTGGAAATTTATGAGCTTGAACCTGAAATTTACTACCAATTTGAATTTGACCTGATTGAGTAACTACGCCTAAGATTCCTCTTTTACCCTTGATGCTCTTAAATGATTCTACTAAGTGGGCTATTCGCTTACACGGTTCACAGTAAAAAGTTAGACGAATTGCCGCACCACTTTCAAAAGTTAGCAGAGATCCAGGAATAAATTTATCAAATCCTATACCTGTAACTACAATATTTTCTCGCAATTCTCCTGGTTGAATTGATAAGTCTAAAATATCTTCATACCTAACAATTAAAACTTGTCTAGGACTTATCGGATCGGCATTAATATCTTCTTCTATACCATGACCTAACTTTAAATTTAATGTTTTAAGCTCTACCATCGCAGAACCTGGTTTTACCTTAGTGGAAAGATGCGTTATTGAGAGAGCCATATTCATTCATCTGCGCGATCAATTTTAAATTGAAGAGGTGAAGTCAGGTAACTCATCAGATTTACTAAGAATGAATAAACTCCCATCTCCCCCACGGCCAATTCTTAAGGTTTCATCTAAATAAGTAATGTCTAATGTCGCAGTCCTGCTAGTAGGATTATTAGCTGAGACAACCTTAAATGGGTTGAGTTGAGGAGTATTAATACCAACAATTTCCTCAATCGATAGGTAGCGTTTGTCAAAATAAACGTTGAGGCGTTTTGTTAGCTAGAGGTTCTAAATCTTCTTTGGCTGGCTCAAAGCTAGCTGTCACTTTAACATATCCTGATACTATCCCCAGAGAATGTTTAACCTTAGCTAGATTGAAAAACAATTTATTTGCAGCATCAATTACTTGATAAACTTTACCCAGCTTTAAGCCCAATGGGAGAGAAACTAGAGAACGGATTTCTCTAGCAGTGGAGTATTGCAGTTGCCAAGCTCCGTCTAACAAATGAGTCGCGTTGATCAGAGGATTAAGATTCGGATTGACGCTCTCTAGTTCCGTCGTCAATTCTTCAATTTCTTCGGCTAAGGTTTTGTCTAGCTTCAAATCGGTAACAGGAGAGCCATCGCTCTTAGCTTGAATCTCCTCAAGCTTGACTTGTAATTTTTCCTTAAGCAAGACGTGGGCCAAGTAGCGCTCGCACATTTTAAATTAGTGTTTGGATGAACTGAACCTGCTGCTTAATTTTGGATTTTAGATGTCTCTAAAATCTAAAATCCAAAATTTATAACTCTTACAGTTGCCGCACTAATGGCTGACCATCTTTGACTTCACCAATCAAAACTAAATCGACACAGTTAACAAAAATACCATTTTCCAAAACACCAGGAATGTTATTCAATGTTTTTTCTAGGCTAACTGGATCTTCAATAGAGTCAAATCTGACATCTAAGACAAAGTTACCTTGGTCAGTGATCACTGGACCGGCTTTTTTGACACCCATACGGAGTTCTGGTTTCCCACCGAGTTTTTTAATGGCATTGGTTACAGGAGTAATTGCCATTGGAATCACTTCCACGGGTACAGCAAAACTAGAACCCAAGCGATCTACTAATTTACCACTATCTACTACGACGATAAACTGTTCTGCCAGGTAGTCTACGACTTTCTCGCGGGTATGTGCTGCACCACCGCCTTTAATCAAATTCTTCTGCGGATCAACTTCATCTGCCCCATCAATGGCAATATCGATGTGGTCAATAGAATCCAAGGTGGCGAGAGGGACACCATACTGCTTCGCCAGCACTTCTGACTGAAACGAGGTAGGTATGCCAATGATATCTTTAAGTTCACCAGACTTGAGGCGATCGCCTAAAAACTGAATCGTATATGCTGTAGTTGACCCCGTACCCAACCCCACAATGGAACCCGACTTAACTAGGGCTGCGGCGGCTTTGCCAACTTCTTGCTTCATCAACTTTACGGGATCTGCTGCTGCGGTCATTGCCAAAACTGCTCCATAAAACTTATCTAAGATGAACATAACCTAAGTTACACACCTTTTACTGTTTATTTCCAGCTTCATAAGAGAGCGTCAGCAACACTTTCTCGACTGGTGTTTTCGGTCAAGCCAAGCGAAATAAAAATACTTTTTCAAGTTTCAAGATACATTGAAACCTCTATTTTTAATAACACTACAGTTTTTACACTCAAAAGCTTGTGAATAATTTTTGCTGATGGAAATAGAACACCAAAGTGTCATTTATGAAAGATTTTGGTGTTCCATAGTGAAAATTATGAGACCTTAAGCAGGATATAGCGGGATACGATTACTCAGTTCTGGAAAACGCCGATGAACGTAAGCACAAAGCTGGTTATAACTTTTGCTTTGGAGTTTGTCCAAGTCTTTATAAGGGTCAAGTCCCTGACTCTTGGCGTGTTCTATGGTTATTGCCATAAGGATTTTACAAGCCTTAGCCTCAGTTTCAATTTTTTGTTGTGCCTCAGCCTCAGCCCTTTTTTGGCGTACAGCCTCAGCCTGATCTTGCTGGATATAGCTAATCCGCGCAAGAAATTCGACGGATTTGTTGAGAATCTCACGCCCGTCTTCTCGGTTAATCACCATAGATAAAAATGTCAGAGGGTCTGACTGAGATTCATCTGAGTTAGGATTATTCGGTGGAGAGATCATAAATTTTTCCTCAAATTAAATTGACGGTCAACAGGCAGTCCGCCTGACCGTTAATGGATGGACAACCAAATTACAAACCTTTGAAATTAAGACAACGCTGCTGGACTGGTACTCCAGCTAGCGTTTTTTTCATGGTTTTATAATCTGGTTGCGGATATTCTAGCAAGCTCTATGCTAGACTGCCAAGCAGTAAGTTTATTACTGCAATTGAAATAAGTAACTTACTGCTTATTAATAGATACTTTAGCAGATTTATGTCTCATTCAGTTCTGCCTCTTCAGAAAATAGGGGAAATATTCCAAGGAATTACACTTAGCCGTTATGCAGACGATAACGGTAGACCAGAGCGCGTTGTTAGTTTGTCTGATCTTGAGTACCTATACATTGAACGTAACCCAAATGTGGTTCATTTACGCTTATCTGACCTTGAGCGGTATCGAATAAAAACTGGCGATGTGGTGATTTCCAACCGAGGTACGCTCCTGAAAGCGTCAGTAGTTACAGATAAATTAGAAGGTAGCTTGGCGAGCAATAATGTGGCTGTTATTCGCCCCATTGTAGAAATCGATCCTGTGTATTTGGCAGTTTTGATGCGTTCAAAATGGCTAGAACAGCAACTAGCCACTTTATATTTGCAATCTTCTACCATTCAGTTGATTCCAATTTCTCAATTACGTAGTCTCAAGATTCCATTACCTAATTTGGAGACTCAAAATAAATTAGCTCAACTATTTTTAGCTACTGAACGAGCTAACCGTATTACCCTGGAAATTTTAGACACGCGAAATAATTTATCAGAATTTACTCTTTTTCAAACTTTGGA
This window contains:
- a CDS encoding CHASE2 domain-containing serine/threonine-protein kinase, yielding MLTNLKSLFRQPVILSSAIATILLVGIQKLGVFEPLEMKVYDQMMQLRADPGPDSRLLIVALTEKDIQKWNWPLSGELLDRLLGKLEGYEPRAIGLDIFRDLPVQPGHEKLLQRLQQSDIIIPICKHSGSNNPGIAAPKGVEAERVGFNDVVEDTDATIRRNLLLVSAEESDSCQSTYSFSLQLALKYLEVGGIQLKFTPKKELQLRDTVFKPLQSNAGGYQKADTNGYQILLNYHSGHQIAQQVTITEILENQVKPDLVKDRIVLIGSTANSLNDIFNTPFATGKSDNSGKMAGIEIHAHSVSQILSAVLNKQPLFWFLPEWGKVLWIWGWTVIGGLLVSRIQHPLGLGLAGATALAVLFGGNFVIFTQAGWFPVIPPALGLVFTAGSVLAYSAYKTKQEQKEITQRVQEHQQLIVELQGLLRQRGDASNEAPTVIADSIGQEISLGTLLNNRYKITQGLGSGGFSNTYLADDIQRPGNPQCVVKQLRPPRQDAEYLNVVRRLFDAEAQILETLGKHPQIPQLLAFFEENRQFSLVQEFVRGHAMDKEVTSGKRLKQAEVVEMLKEVLHVLVFVHSYGVIHRDIKPSNLIRRESDQHIILIDFGAVKQIHPQQQEAQTISIGTPGYAPSEQMSGLPKLNSDIYALGIMGIQGLTGVDPREFHRDINTGEIIIEGEADANQQTWQHWRELTDATNELVIILNKMAHFDFIQRYQSAAEVLKALESL
- a CDS encoding MGMT family protein gives rise to the protein MALSITHLSTKVKPGSAMVELKTLNLKLGHGIEEDINADPISPRQVLIVRYEDILDLSIQPGELRENIVVTGIGFDKFIPGSLLTFESGAAIRLTFYCEPCKRIAHLVESFKSIKGKRGILGVVTQSGQIQIGSKFQVQAHKFPALSENPYERFLNFIINIPSGKVVTYKQIIKAIGVDNSYLRAIPTYLKKTSVTDYPVHRILDSKGSLINYVNQQKNKLETEGVKVLVEANIVNKLNKTFVDINNYSWEDCNIYLS
- the rpiA gene encoding ribose-5-phosphate isomerase RpiA — protein: MTAAADPVKLMKQEVGKAAAALVKSGSIVGLGTGSTTAYTIQFLGDRLKSGELKDIIGIPTSFQSEVLAKQYGVPLATLDSIDHIDIAIDGADEVDPQKNLIKGGGAAHTREKVVDYLAEQFIVVVDSGKLVDRLGSSFAVPVEVIPMAITPVTNAIKKLGGKPELRMGVKKAGPVITDQGNFVLDVRFDSIEDPVSLEKTLNNIPGVLENGIFVNCVDLVLIGEVKDGQPLVRQL
- a CDS encoding restriction endonuclease subunit S; this encodes MSHSVLPLQKIGEIFQGITLSRYADDNGRPERVVSLSDLEYLYIERNPNVVHLRLSDLERYRIKTGDVVISNRGTLLKASVVTDKLEGSLASNNVAVIRPIVEIDPVYLAVLMRSKWLEQQLATLYLQSSTIQLIPISQLRSLKIPLPNLETQNKLAQLFLATERANRITLEILDTRNNLSEFTLFQTLEGQQ